One part of the Microbacterium aurugineum genome encodes these proteins:
- a CDS encoding metal ABC transporter solute-binding protein, Zn/Mn family has product MKKPVLVLALASVAALTLAGCSTPAEGEGDDGTITVVASTNVYGDIASQIGGDRVDVQSIITSASQDPHSYEASARDRLTVQKADLVIENGGGYDAFIDTLLQDAKDPHVITAVEYSHDFPGNEGHDDEADHDHADESATDAPEEEGHDHDHAEGEEGHEGHDHIEGFNEHVWFDPHTMIHVVEAISEELAELDPDGAKDFTANADDLIADLEGFEADLEGIKADAAGVEVFITEPLPGYLAAAAGLTDVTPGGFAESVEEGTDVAPAVLLEALDVIGSGTVGALLTNAQTGGAETERVEAAAEEAGIPVVAFTELLEDGSSYSEWMSDAIQSLAAAVES; this is encoded by the coding sequence ATGAAGAAGCCCGTCCTTGTCCTCGCCCTCGCATCCGTTGCCGCCCTCACGCTGGCCGGATGCTCCACCCCCGCCGAGGGGGAGGGCGACGACGGCACCATCACGGTCGTCGCGAGCACGAACGTCTACGGGGACATCGCGTCGCAGATCGGCGGTGACCGCGTCGATGTGCAGTCGATCATCACCTCCGCCTCGCAGGACCCGCATTCCTACGAGGCGAGTGCCCGCGACCGGCTCACGGTGCAGAAGGCCGACCTGGTGATCGAGAACGGCGGGGGATACGACGCCTTCATCGACACGCTGCTGCAGGATGCGAAGGACCCGCACGTCATCACGGCCGTCGAGTACTCGCACGACTTCCCCGGCAATGAGGGCCACGACGACGAAGCGGACCACGACCACGCCGACGAGTCCGCCACCGATGCGCCCGAGGAAGAGGGCCACGACCACGATCATGCCGAGGGTGAAGAGGGTCATGAGGGGCACGACCACATCGAGGGCTTCAACGAGCACGTCTGGTTCGACCCGCACACCATGATCCACGTCGTCGAGGCGATCAGCGAGGAGCTGGCCGAGCTCGACCCCGACGGGGCGAAGGACTTCACGGCCAACGCCGACGACCTCATCGCCGACCTGGAGGGCTTCGAGGCCGACCTCGAGGGCATCAAGGCGGACGCCGCGGGTGTCGAGGTCTTCATCACCGAGCCGCTGCCCGGGTACCTCGCCGCGGCTGCGGGCCTGACCGACGTCACCCCGGGAGGATTCGCGGAGTCCGTGGAAGAGGGCACCGATGTCGCGCCCGCCGTCCTGCTCGAAGCGCTCGATGTGATCGGCAGCGGCACGGTGGGCGCTCTGCTGACCAACGCTCAGACCGGTGGTGCGGAGACCGAGCGCGTCGAGGCCGCGGCCGAGGAGGCCGGCATCCCCGTCGTCGCCTTCACGGAGCTGCTCGAGGACGGATCGTCGTACTCTGAGTGGATGAGTGACGCGATCCAGAGCCTCGCCGCCGCCGTCGAGTCGTGA
- a CDS encoding metal ABC transporter ATP-binding protein produces MSGGAAPRDNPVLEISDASLHRGDRELWSGLDLTVEPGEFIAVLGPSGSGKTTLLRSILGLQPLSSGVIKVAGEPVHRGNPRIGYIPQQRSLAPDTSMRARDLVALGVQGSRFGFPIPHRGDRAKVDRLLEAVGASEFAERRVGLLSGGEQQRLRVGQALADEPALLLCDEPLSNLDLANQVAVTDIIDRQTREREAAVLFVTHDINPILGRVDRILYIAGGRFLLGTPDEVLQTRVLTDLYGTPVFVLRAGDRLVVVGVPDAEPHHDHGDHEHGGVA; encoded by the coding sequence GTGAGCGGCGGCGCCGCACCGCGCGACAATCCGGTCCTCGAGATCTCCGACGCCTCACTGCATCGCGGCGATCGGGAGCTCTGGTCGGGACTCGACCTCACCGTCGAGCCGGGAGAGTTCATCGCCGTGCTCGGCCCCTCCGGGTCGGGCAAGACCACTCTCCTGCGCAGCATCCTGGGGCTTCAGCCGCTGTCGTCCGGCGTGATCAAGGTCGCCGGAGAGCCCGTGCACCGCGGCAACCCCCGCATCGGCTACATCCCGCAGCAGCGCTCGCTGGCTCCGGACACGAGCATGCGGGCACGTGATCTCGTCGCCCTCGGAGTGCAGGGGAGCCGCTTCGGCTTCCCGATCCCGCACCGCGGCGACCGCGCGAAGGTCGACCGTCTACTCGAGGCGGTCGGCGCGTCGGAGTTCGCCGAACGACGGGTCGGGCTGCTGTCGGGCGGAGAGCAGCAGCGGCTTCGGGTCGGACAGGCCCTCGCCGACGAGCCCGCCCTGCTGCTGTGCGATGAGCCGCTGTCGAACCTCGACCTCGCCAACCAGGTCGCCGTGACCGACATCATCGACCGTCAAACGCGCGAGCGCGAGGCGGCGGTGCTGTTCGTCACGCATGACATCAATCCGATCCTCGGCCGGGTCGACCGCATCCTCTACATCGCCGGCGGACGGTTCCTGCTCGGGACCCCGGACGAGGTGCTGCAGACCCGCGTGCTCACCGACCTCTACGGCACCCCGGTGTTCGTGCTCCGTGCGGGCGACCGGTTGGTCGTCGTCGGCGTTCCGGATGCCGAACCGCACCACGACCACGGCGATCACGAGCACGGAGGAGTCGCATGA